ACTTGAGTTCCTCAAAGGGGCCTTATGACTCATTACGCTCTGTGCTTATTATCATTGGGAGTCAGGCATTACAGTTGTTCTTATACGAAGAGAtaaggtctgctgagtcagtgatccttttttaaactcttcttAAACACATACTTAAACCGCaaagcctttcctgattttacctgaactttattttaagttggattttttttaagacattttgaaataattgtatttctttagagttcttttaaagacattttatgTCTGCcgagacataaaaaaaaaaagagaatcttCAAATATCAATAACACAACATTACTTTAACAACTGAGAAGCTGAATTTGTTGCCACAGCCATGCTCAATCTGAACAAATTTTATTTCTAGAAATAAGCTTGCTTCGCTcgtaaaacatgaacatttcaatccctgaaataaattaaagtttttatatCTAATCTTACCAGTCCTCATGTTCCTTGGTAATCTGAATCATAGCTGTGCTAGCTTGAGTCTTGCTTTTCGTGAAAGCAGGCAAAGCAAGGAAGGGAGTACTGGCATTAAACGAAGGTCAAATGTTCGATTGGAAGGTCTTTCCCAAATGTACAATTTTCAACCCTCGTGATGCCTTAGTTTTGGTTTTAGAGTCTTCAACTTCAAAGTTTGTGGCAAGACTGTTTTGGGAGTTAGTGGTGACCAAAAGAGAGCTAAAAGAGAGTAGGCCAATAGACTaactggtggaatgaattggccaactccattcgatctgcagagtccctctctaccttcaaaagacagctaaagacccagctctttcggaagcactatgcacttagctagactgttctccactgttgtccccagtggcagatcatgtcttccagctacagttgactcgcactgtcctgctctactctgggaatctgtgttcaggtcttgagtgacccagcacttggtactttggtcattattgtggtgaggttaattgttgatgatgataatggaaggtcttaaattgtttggttgcttcattgtagatgttccttattttattattattaaaaaaaaaattccctttcttacttttgtgcattgcctttacactgcttggcagtacctgcacccaaattgacttgaagcactttgttacttactgatcttgtttcctcttgtccagatctttgcttgtgctgttcttgttctcgtatgcgtctgctaaatgacattgtaacattgtaacaaactCTGCATTCATGTGGTGCCAGAAGAAtattagaaatgtgttttcagatcAGGAAAATTCTCTCAAGTTTCTATTAAGTCAAAAAATCAACCCAAGAGACAGGTACATTTTGGTGCCTGTCTTGCTGTGTTGACATCAGTTATGTAGACACATGGTGAACTTAACACACACATTATCTAGCTTTGATGATGAGAAATGTAGAGTGGTAGAGTGCAGTGGTgtcctcaggctgtttgaggggcaggggctaaaaataaaaaaaaatgcacctcctttcaaacccctggtactcacagtttagAGTAATTTTCAGCATATTGAACAAGAGGGGGGTCTGAGGGTCCTCCACCAGAAAAGTTTGAGCATTCCCACACTTCATTCCCACACtggtggaaattgaattatgtaAAAGGAAAATACAAATAGATTTATTTTGATAATATTTGTTATATCATAGTTAacttaacataacataattaactatggaggggcatccagatggtacttttttgcattttctcaCTAAAGTGGAAACTAGAGCGTTCATTTTTACCTGAAGTTTACTCGAAGGTCCTCCAGAGGGAaccttttcacattttttactgGAAGAGTAATGCAgaaggattttttaaaaacatttaattcacTGGAGGGGCCTCCAAAGGGCACTTTGGTGCAATCAATCTAATGGAGAGGAACCCAGTTATAGATGAAAAGAGCATCTACAAGAACAACTTTGAGTGTATTAATGTTTGAATTTGAGGattgttttttaagatttttaagatttttcttATTTGTTCCCAATTATTAACATTACATATTAGTACATTTAGTttgtcttgtttatttatttgatgaaTGTTTATTAAAGTGAATTGATGATGGTGGGTTGATTTAATGAGATCAaatttcctgttgttttcaatTAGGACTTTTCATATTGAATTTCTTTTTTGGATAATTCAGTCTTTATAATTATTTCTGTTAAGAGTGTGCATAATTGAGTCAGGTGGTCCCCCCTGCAGGGAAAGCATTTACTAATCTGTCTATATTTGTGTGTCTGACAGGTGCTGTGGGCCTCATCGAGTGGCATTTTTCATGGTCCTTTTCCATTGTTGCGTTGTCACAGGTGGTGTTAAGTTTGGATTCTTCCCCTTTTGATTTCCCTGCCGCCGAGGTAAGCCTCAGCCCTGACCCCCTTTGCTTGCCTCTGCCTCAGTGGCAGCCCTCTTTGGGCACCACTGACTCATATGTGGTAACTTGATCAATTATCCATCTCTCAGCcatattttaatgaaataaagttcaacatttcattatagataaaagttatatttgtgtAGAATCCTGTTCAGTCGAGAACTGGATAGTGAATAATTAATCCCCTGGGGACGAAATTCCCCCTAGGTGGCATTAGATCGCGGTAGGATTTAGGATATTGAAGTAGGATTCATACAAGAGAATGGAAGTCAGAATATTTTGACCTTAATCTTGTGAGTTCTGCAACTTTGTTAAAGTTAAATACTGAACACTTTTAGTGTTGCATGATTTCACCAGGTAACTTGTAATGAACTCAAAGAGCTAAACCAACTTCCACGAGTAAACAACTTATTGATATTTACAactgaattttttatttttatttaattgttttgtgacatacttttgatttatttagatCAAGGATTTTCCATTGTACATCATCCAGTAACAATCCATACAGCCCCAAAATCATGACTACaacagcaaagaaaacaagcCAACAACAGGAAGTGTTGACCTGCAGATATACTCTTTTCTTAACCTTTTAACCTTCACCTTTCTCATAGGTCTTTGTCTGAAATACTCAATACAAGCAGGTTATCTCTTAACACTACATTACCTAATAagtagaaaaagaaatgaataatgaagataataaaatgaaatgataaataaataaattatatcatAGGTCTATCAGTGTAGAGTGCTTCCAATCTGTTTTCAAGCATAGTTAAAGGCAGGGAAACATTTGAGTCTATTTACTGAGACCTGCCAACATTATGATGTTCGTTTCAGCTGTTCTCATGAATTATAAACTTATAACACATACAGAAATGAATGAAGCACCTCAGGGATACTATGTAAACTTCAAACTATTCCCCTTCTTCAGTGAGCAAACATGCCCACCTCAAAGGTCTTGCTCCTGGACACTCTGGAAGACCTGATGGAAGATGACTTCAAGAAGCTGAAGTGGTACCTCTCAAATAAGTTCTCAGACAGCTGGAAACCAATTGCCCAGTCCCACTTGGAGTCGGCCTCACGGATAGTAACTGTGGACAAGATTGTCAGTTGCTACGGTGAGGACCCCGCTGTGAGCCTCACTGTGGAGGTCCTAACACGGATGGGAAAAAATGAAGAAGCAAGGCATTTACAGAGCGCGTACAAAGGTGCCGTGAATGTTATTGATGCAAGACAAATATACCATCATCTTTTTGCATGCACTTGTACTAAACACCTGTGTTGtgatcttttaatgtaaagggGGGAAAACCGCTGCAGCCTCACCCtcctccactgctgctgctgctcctgctcctgtggGTCCGACTgcttcagcagctccagcagctccatTAACAATTACTGCTACAAATGGAGGTGTGACCTTCTCTCCGATTATCCAAGGGAGTAACCCTGGAACATGGAATGTAAACATTCATCAGAAGTAAACCCaacaaaaaaagtacattttgatAATTACACgggtaaaaaaaatgatatttttaaATCGTTTGATTGGAATGTACTGTAATTCATCTTGTACAACTAAATGTTCCAAATGATATCGGAGACCATTTCTTTATGAACGTTTTGTACAGAAGTTTAATAAAGACAATTTTTACAAACTTCAATATTGTTGTCAGCATTAAAAAAACTTCATGTCATGTCTTGTCCTAAACAGTCCCAGAAAGCGATCACAGTGGGACAGAGAATCCACAAACTCAGGACTGTACCATTGAAGAGGTTTGATGTCCTTAAATCACGTTAAATACCTATGGGCTGTATGAAAAGTGGATTTGTCATCTGGATCTTAATCTTTTTCCTGCATCCTTTCTAACAAACAGCAGGAAACAATGGTTGTATAGCGATAagtaaaaaagacgatctttgcagcagaaataaatatgtttacagccatgtttcaaaaaaacggcttgggtctacgtagccaatttctctgtcggcacacactgtatggggggtgattttttttctaacgcgccAGAtaagaagattttaagattacaagttttgtcaaaataaggacatgactgacttgactgacaggcgggaacacatagctgttggctataggaggctcaaaccccgcctctttacctcacactatgtttggttgagttcagcattaccaatatggctcccaccgacgattggcttcaaaacagcgctcagaaacagatgggtgacgtcacggatactacgtccattatttatgcagtctatgtaTCAAACATACTTGAATTCTCACATTAAAGTACCATTGACCCTCTGGACGTGCCCTTGCTACAAGCTGCATAGCTCCTGTATGCTCCTCCTTTGAACCTTGTTGATATGATGTAAAAAGACCGAGCAGTCTTTCATACTGATTATTCAATGCCTATGTTaggtacttgattctgattggtcattacaACATCATGAGGCAACTGTCTGTTGTTTCTCAATAGCAGACTGTTACTATATAAGCGGCTCAGACCACAGACTCTGGAGGACTAAATGTCGTTTTTTCAACACAGGGAGAAGTTTGATTAACTTGATGTTGGTTCA
The Notolabrus celidotus isolate fNotCel1 chromosome 7, fNotCel1.pri, whole genome shotgun sequence DNA segment above includes these coding regions:
- the LOC117815586 gene encoding uncharacterized protein LOC117815586, with amino-acid sequence MPTSKVLLLDTLEDLMEDDFKKLKWYLSNKFSDSWKPIAQSHLESASRIVTVDKIVSCYGEDPAVSLTVEVLTRMGKNEEARHLQSAYKGGKTAAASPSSTAAAAPAPVGPTASAAPAAPLTITATNGGVTFSPIIQGSNPGTWNVNIHQKSEMQAAPLILDTLDELGADEFKRFRWNLSQPVLNGCQPIRKGLLESADRQDTVGKMIDSYGEEAAVNLAVDILKRMNHNNTAEKLRRAFSGGSTAVQAPPPLTCYPAGSIFVAPNIQGTSAGTINMNINTK